The Kluyveromyces lactis strain NRRL Y-1140 chromosome B complete sequence genome contains a region encoding:
- the RAD52 gene encoding recombinase RAD52 (uniprot|P41768 Kluyveromyces lactis KLLA0B01782g RAD52 DNA repair and recombination protein RAD52) yields the protein MEDTGSGKNGKDDIQTKLDKKLGPEYISKRVGFGSSRVAYIEGWKAINLANQIFGYDGWSTEVKNVTIDFLDERQGRFSIGCTAIVRVSLADGTFREDIGYGTVENERRKASAFERAKKSAVTDALKRSLRGFGNALGNCLYDKDFLAKIDKVKFDPPDFDEGNLFRPADELSEMSRSNMVGDAHTEGPSLKKRSLTNEDRNAVPSAPAQQTYRSNNHTTQKRAPKAQAVTASASPNEETSNQQQDPDDLLDDSFMFSDEIQDDDLLNMNTTTNNKNSTNSSTTTTTISDEATGIISPVTFVTAKAATSLQHKDPIPSGSMFDPKFQAQSIRHTVDQSVSTPVRATILKEKGLDSDRSSIYSKFAPKGKELSGTTTNSEPYVAAPQTSATESNRSTPTRSNAQLAGPQPAPQLQGPQRTQLGRPRMLQQPNRRNVS from the coding sequence ATGGAGGATACAGGAAGTGGCAAGAATGGTAAAGATGACATTCAAACGAAGTTAGATAAGAAGCTAGGACCAgaatatatttcaaagagaGTAGGATTTGGATCCAGTAGAGTAGCATATATCGAAGGCTGGAAAGCAATCAATCTAGCAAACCAGATTTTTGGGTATGACGGATGGTCTACGGAGGTTAAAAATGTCACTATAGATTTCCTTGACGAAAGGCAAGGTCGATTTAGTATTGGATGCACCGCTATTGTTCGTGTTTCGTTAGCCGATGGAACGTTCAGAGAGGATATTGGGTATGGAACCGTGGAAAATGAACGGAGGAAAGCCAGCGCTTTCGAGCGTGCCAAGAAATCTGCAGTGACAGATGCGTTGAAAAGATCGTTAAGAGGGTTCGGAAACGCTCTTGGGAATTGTCTTTATGATAAGGATTTCTTGGCTAAGATTGATAAAGTGAAGTTTGATCCCCCAGATTTTGACGAGGGAAACCTTTTCAGACCTGCAGATGAATTAAGTGAGATGTCAAGATCAAATATGGTTGGAGATGCGCATACTGAGGGAccttctttgaagaaaagaagccTAACAAATGAGGATAGAAATGCCGTACCTTCTGCACCTGCACAGCAAACGTACCGGTCAAATAATCATACAACACAGAAAAGAGCACCAAAAGCACAAGCAGTAACAGCATCCGCATCACCGAATGAAGAAACTAGCAATCAACAGCAGGACCCTGATGATTTACTTGATGATTCTTTCATGTTTAGCGACGAAATACAAGATGACGATTTACTCAATATGAATACGACAacaaataacaaaaattcTACTAATAGCAGTACAACCACAACCACAATATCAGATGAAGCTACTGGTATTATCTCTCCTGTGACATTTGTTACTGCTAAAGCTGCCACATCACTGCAACATAAAGATCCCATCCCGTCAGGATCTATGTTTGACCCTAAATTTCAAGCCCAGTCCATAAGACATACCGTTGACCAGTCAGTATCTACACCAGTCAGAGCTACTAttttaaaagaaaagggCTTGGACAGTGATAGGTCCAGTATCTACTCCAAGTTCGCTCCTAAGGGCAAGGAACTGTCTGGCACAACGACAAATTCTGAACCATATGTTGCTGCTCCCCAAACGAGCGCAACAGAAAGTAACAGAAGTACCCCAACAAGATCAAATGCACAACTAGCAGGACCGCAACCTGCTCCGCAACTGCAAGGTCCTCAGCGCACCCAACTTGGAAGACCTCGTATGCTGCAACAGCCAAACAGAAGAAATGTGTCATAA